From the Manis pentadactyla isolate mManPen7 chromosome 15, mManPen7.hap1, whole genome shotgun sequence genome, the window CTCGCCCCCTCCagcccccttccccaccctcacCAGGACGCTGGGCAGCGACCGCACCTCCCACCTCTGACCGGGCCGACCCACTCCCTCCGCACGGTCACCACCGCCCCCGCGCGACCAGGCGCCAGCCCCTTGCCTCCCAGCTTCGCCACTTCGGGGCTCTGCATGTCCCTGGGTCACTCCAACACTACCCAGCCCAGGCTCGGGCCTGGCCCTCAGCCTCCCCCTACCCCGGACTCTCCCAGGCCCCTGGTTCTCTCCCTCCTGGGCCTGGCCGGGTCCCGTTGGCACCTTCCACGTCTCACCAGAAAACCAGCCCCAACACGCCGCCGCCGCCGGAGCCCTCCAGGCCTCCCCCGCCTCGTCCTCCCGCCTCCCTCAGCCCCGCCCCGACCCCTCCCGGCCCCTGGGGTCCTCCCAGCCTCCCGCTCCCCGCCCCTCCGGACTGGTTAGGCTGGGCTGCAGAACAACGACAACCAGTGCAGGACAACCACCGCAGGACCGGCACAGAAGGGAGTCAGGGAGGCCCCACCGGAGGCCCCGGCGGAGCTGGCGGGAGCTGGACGTGCAGGTCAGAGGAGGGAGCAGGTCCCTGGTTCCCTGGCCCCTAGGGTGGGGCTGGCAAGGCCAGGGAGGCTGGTTGGCTTtctgtgaaggtggaaggagCTGACCCCTGTGCTCTTGGCTTTGGGTGACGGGATGAATGGAGGGGGCGCCAGAATGGCAGAGTCCCCAATCCCTGGGGTGGGGGACGGGCAATAGGAAGGTGGAAGGGTTGGGCTCAGTGGACAGGCAGGGTGTTGGAACAGAACCAAAACGGTTCTGAAGTCCAGCAGTAGGGAAGAGCAGTGCTTTTGGCTGGGGCGGGTTTACAGTCTGGGACTTGGAGAAGCCATTACAGGGGCTGGCAGGAACTGTGGGGGCCCATCCCTTCACCCCAAAGGCCTCCGTGGCTCCTTTGCAGCTCCCGCAGCATCCCTCCCCTGGGCCAGGTCATGCACTGCCCCAAGTGCCTTCTCTGCCTGTCGGCGCTGCTCACACTCCTGGGCCTCAAAGTGTACATCGAGTGGACATCCGAGGCTTGGCTTGGCAAGGCCTACCCAGGGCCCCCGGGCACCCTGCCAGGCCCCACACCAGCCAGCCCTGAGCCCACCCTGCCAGCTAACCTCTCAGCCCGCCTGGGCCAGACTGTCCCGCTGCCCTCTGCTTACTGGAACCAGCAGCAGTGGCGGCTGGGGGCTCTGCCCAGTGAGGACAGCTCTGAGGCAGGGGACTGCCGGGCTTGGGGGAATGCCGCCGCCACTGAAATCCCGGACTTCGCCACCTACCCTGAGGACCTCCGCCGCTTCGTGCTGTCGGCAGCCTGCCGGAGCTTCCCACGGTGGCTGCCTGGAAGCGGCAGTGGCCAAGTGGCCAGCTGCACAGATACCGACGCCCCCTACCTGCTGTTGGCTGTCAAGTCAGAACCAGGGCGCTTTGCAGAACGACAGGCCGTGAGGGAGACATGGGGCGGTCCGGCTCCAGGAATCCGGCTGCTCTTCCTATTGGGGTCCCCAGTGGGGGAAGGGGGACCTGACCTAAGCTCCCTGGTGGCCTGGGAGAGCCGCCGCCACAACGACCTGCTGCTCTGGGACTTCTTCGACGTCCCCTTCAACCAGACGCTCAAGGACCTGCAGCTGCTGGCCTGGCTGGGCCGCCACTGCCCGGGTGTGAACTTTGTCCTGCTGGCTCAGGATGATGCCTTTGTGCGCACCCATGCCCTGCTGGACCACCTTCAGGCCCTGCCACCCAGCTGGGCCCGAGGCCTCTACCTGGGTGAGGTCTTTACTGAAGCCAAGCCCCTCCGGAAGCATGGAGGACCTTTCTACGTGCCTGGGTCCTTCTATGAAGGTGGCTACCCGGCCTATGCAAGCGGGGGTGGCTACATCATTGCAGGGCCTCTAGCACCCTGGCTGCTGCGGGCAGCAGCCCGTGTGGCACCCTTCCCCTTCAATGACGTCTACACCGGCCTGTGTGTCCGTGCCctgggcctggagcccagagccCACAAAGGCTTCTTCACATCCTGGCCGGCAGACCACACCGCTGACCCATGCACCCTCCAGGACCTGCTGCTGGTGCGGCCCCTCAGCCCCCAGGACAGCATTCGGCTCTGGAAACACCTGCGGGACCCTCAGCCCCAATGCTGAGCCTCAGTGCCTGCCCCTCACCAGCCTCTCCTTCTAGGCCTTGGTGTGAGGGAGGAGGTCCTAGAGTTGTGGCTGCCTGCGCCCCTCCTGAGTCCTCCCAGGCCAAGGGACTAGACAGCAGGAGGCAGCAGACTATTCTTCTctactttttgtttttgaaaaatatgcaCTCCCCACTTTGAGGCGTGGAGTTGTCTTTGTGCCTGTGGGGCCCGAGTAGCTTACAGAGTTCAGCCACACCCTGACCTTCACACTCCTGACCCTTACTGGGCAGAGCCAGCTCCGATGGCCTCCTGGTCACCTTGCTGGACATCAGCTTTGTCCTGTTCTACGGGAGAGCAGGAGACCATCTCTGGAGCGCCCCCACTTCCTGTCCGCTGACACTGCCCTTCCAGCTTGCTCAAGCTTCCGGGGGAAGCAGATATCTCAACGGCCTTGGCCTTCTTCACTCAAGTGGAGAAGCAGGGGACGGCCCCAAACCAGTCACGTGCGACTCTCCTTCCACATCCAGAAGTGCAGTTAACAGACAAGGGGTTGAGCTAAAGGCAGAGACAGTTTATTCACTACCTGCTGAGCACCTCTCCCTGGGAGTAGGTTCCACAGGCTGACTGCCTGTCCGCCCCCAGCCCGGAGGGGTCTCTAGTCCCGCAGGTGCCCTCGCCCAGCCCTGGGGGAAGGCACTGTGACAACAGGTGAAGAGGGGGCCCACAGAGCGCCCGATGTAACAGCCTAGAAAACAAGGACGGGGAGGATAGCCTGGCCTGAGGGTGCTGGCGGGAGCTGGGTGTGGAGGGGCGTGGTGTCTGCCAGCTCCCTCCAGCCCCCAGAGTGGGGCTGCCTGTCTGGGCAGCGTGGGGTGAGCAGGCCTCACTTCTCAAAGTGGTCCAGGGGGTAGTGCTCGCCGTAGGTCTGGAGGTGACGGGCCAGGGACTCCTGCTGCTTGCGGAGCTGGGCAGGCATCTCCTGATACACGTCTGAGAAGagcaggctggggctgggcttTGGCTTCCGCTCCGCCTGCTCAAAGGCCTCCATCACCTGGTGGATGTGGGATGGTGGGCGGGTGCTGGCCTCCCACCCAGCACCCTGACTCCTACCCGGGTGGACACCCAGACAGTGCCCGTGGACAGTGGGCATGATCATCCTAACAGTGGTGATGACTGACATCCTACGTCCCAAGCCCCGCACATCCACCTTTAGGACCAGGCACCGGCCTCAGAGGAGAAGCTGTTTCAGCCTGTCAGGCAGGTAAGCAGCAAAGATGAGGAAGCCAGAAGCACAAAGAAGGGACGTACTCAAGATGGGCCACTATGGGCAGAGCCAGGATGCTCCACGCTGCCTGACACCAGGGTCGAGCAGGACACCCACCCTGCATGCGGATTACGCCATCTAACCTTCAGACCACCTTCTGAAGTGGTACCCAGCCTCCCCCTGCAGATATGAGGGAGCAGGGGGCAGACACTGAGCCAGGAAGATGGGCTGGGACTGCCACACATGCATGGCCACGCTCAGCAACGTCACTAGGGTTGTCCCGCAGATCCCAGCCTCTCCATCCTGCCAGGCTCTCCCTGAGGCAGCCCCCAGAGCAGGACCCCCCAGGGGGCGTCGGCTTCCCACCTTCCTGCGGGACTGCTTTCTCCAAGCCTTCTCCCGCTCATCGTCCCACCAGCCACGGCCCTGCAGATAGTGCCTCAGCCGGGAGATGGGGTGGTCCTGCCTGTCCCAGTAGCTGACCTCATCCACAGAGCGGTAGGCGGAGCTGTCGTCGCTGGTGCTGTGGTGCCCGATCCTGCCAGGGGAGGGGCGGGACTGAGGGCGGGGCGAGGATGGAATAGGCAAGGAAGGGGTGCAGGACGGGGCGGTGGGGCCACACTCTGGAGGCAATGATCCGCAGGGGAAGACGCGAAAGCTGGTGGCTGTGAGGGCTGCAGGCGGATGGGCAGGCAGCACCTGTAGGTCATGGCCTCAATGAGGAAGGGCTGGTTCTCTGCAACGGCCCGCCGCCGGGCCTCCTTGGTGGCGTTGTACACGGCGAACACATCGTTGCCATCCACTCGGATTGACATGATGCCGTACCCAGGGCCTCGAGccgctgtgggggcagagagggcaGGCCCAGGGCTCAGACGAGGACGACGAGCACGAGGGGAGGAGAGGACAGCAAACCAGCAGCCCCCAGGCAAAGACCAGAGGAGGGTGGGCTGCGGGGTGGGGTCGGTTACCGATGCCATCCCCGCGGTACTGCTCCGAGGTGGGCGTGGAGATGGCGTAGCCATTGTTCCGGCAGAAGAAGATGATGGGGCACTCAAGGGTGGCGGCAAAGTTGAAGCCGGCGTGGGCGTCCCCCTCGCTGGCCGCCCCCTCACCGAAGTAACAGATGACCACCCTGTTGGCATCGGCCCGCTTGGCCGCATAGGCTGCCCCCACCGCTGCCGGAGTGAGGGCGTGAGCGGGCGTGGGCAGGCAGCTCTCGGCTCACTCGCCCCGCCGAAGGTCAGGCCTGCCCTCCCAGCCTCACCCCACCTCCTCCCGCTGGCTCGTGGCAGCGCTGTCCTTCCGACTCACTGCTCAGGCCTGGCTCTGACCCCTAA encodes:
- the B3GNT8 gene encoding UDP-GlcNAc:betaGal beta-1,3-N-acetylglucosaminyltransferase 8 isoform X2 — protein: MWTTGVSAASTSWLTRCRSSHWLAAPKSPSGASLASTTSGTCTGWTSQTSLPCPMRASCRSWWRRCCPTVESPLQNWRASLRVPKFVLLAATGLKVLKIQHNTGAGCECSRSRRAAAGGARTPGRTDSHPGGPGTREDGGGLSCLPPRSPRLALLHNVCLRLPRPLQPPSPPSPGRWAATAPPTSDRADPLPPHGHHRPRATRRQPLASQLRHFGALHVPGSLQHYPAQARAWPSASPYPGLSQAPGSLPPGPGRVPLAPSTSHQKTSPNTPPPPEPSRPPPPRPPASLSPAPTPPGPWGPPSLPLPAPPDWLGWAAEQRQPVQDNHRRTGTEGSQGGPTGGPGGAGGSWTCSSRSIPPLGQVMHCPKCLLCLSALLTLLGLKVYIEWTSEAWLGKAYPGPPGTLPGPTPASPEPTLPANLSARLGQTVPLPSAYWNQQQWRLGALPSEDSSEAGDCRAWGNAAATEIPDFATYPEDLRRFVLSAACRSFPRWLPGSGSGQVASCTDTDAPYLLLAVKSEPGRFAERQAVRETWGGPAPGIRLLFLLGSPVGEGGPDLSSLVAWESRRHNDLLLWDFFDVPFNQTLKDLQLLAWLGRHCPGVNFVLLAQDDAFVRTHALLDHLQALPPSWARGLYLGEVFTEAKPLRKHGGPFYVPGSFYEGGYPAYASGGGYIIAGPLAPWLLRAAARVAPFPFNDVYTGLCVRALGLEPRAHKGFFTSWPADHTADPCTLQDLLLVRPLSPQDSIRLWKHLRDPQPQC
- the B3GNT8 gene encoding UDP-GlcNAc:betaGal beta-1,3-N-acetylglucosaminyltransferase 8 isoform X1; translated protein: MWTTGVSAASTSWLTRCRSSHWLAAPKSPSGASLASTTSGTCTGWTSQTSLPCPMRASCRSWWRRCCPTVESPLQNWRASLRVPKFVLLAATGLKVLKIQHNTGAGCECSRSRRAAAGGARTPGRTDSHPGGPGTREDGGGLSCLPPRSPRLALLHNVCLRLPRPLQPPSPPSPGRWAATAPPTSDRADPLPPHGHHRPRATRRQPLASQLRHFGALHVPGSLQHYPAQARAWPSASPYPGLSQAPGSLPPGPGRVPLAPSTSHQKTSPNTPPPPEPSRPPPPRPPASLSPAPTPPGPWGPPSLPLPAPPDWLGWAAEQRQPVQDNHRRTGTEGSQGGPTGGPGGAGGSWTCRPPWLLCSSRSIPPLGQVMHCPKCLLCLSALLTLLGLKVYIEWTSEAWLGKAYPGPPGTLPGPTPASPEPTLPANLSARLGQTVPLPSAYWNQQQWRLGALPSEDSSEAGDCRAWGNAAATEIPDFATYPEDLRRFVLSAACRSFPRWLPGSGSGQVASCTDTDAPYLLLAVKSEPGRFAERQAVRETWGGPAPGIRLLFLLGSPVGEGGPDLSSLVAWESRRHNDLLLWDFFDVPFNQTLKDLQLLAWLGRHCPGVNFVLLAQDDAFVRTHALLDHLQALPPSWARGLYLGEVFTEAKPLRKHGGPFYVPGSFYEGGYPAYASGGGYIIAGPLAPWLLRAAARVAPFPFNDVYTGLCVRALGLEPRAHKGFFTSWPADHTADPCTLQDLLLVRPLSPQDSIRLWKHLRDPQPQC
- the B3GNT8 gene encoding UDP-GlcNAc:betaGal beta-1,3-N-acetylglucosaminyltransferase 8 isoform X3 — its product is MWTTGVSAASTSWLTRCRSSHWLAAPKSPSGASLASTTSGTCTGWTSQTSLPCPMRASCRSWWRRCCPTVESPLQNWRASLRVPKFVLLAATGLKVLKIQHNTGLSCLPPRSPRLALLHNVCLRLPRPLQPPSPPSPGRWAATAPPTSDRADPLPPHGHHRPRATRRQPLASQLRHFGALHVPGSLQHYPAQARAWPSASPYPGLSQAPGSLPPGPGRVPLAPSTSHQKTSPNTPPPPEPSRPPPPRPPASLSPAPTPPGPWGPPSLPLPAPPDWLGWAAEQRQPVQDNHRRTGTEGSQGGPTGGPGGAGGSWTCRPPWLLCSSRSIPPLGQVMHCPKCLLCLSALLTLLGLKVYIEWTSEAWLGKAYPGPPGTLPGPTPASPEPTLPANLSARLGQTVPLPSAYWNQQQWRLGALPSEDSSEAGDCRAWGNAAATEIPDFATYPEDLRRFVLSAACRSFPRWLPGSGSGQVASCTDTDAPYLLLAVKSEPGRFAERQAVRETWGGPAPGIRLLFLLGSPVGEGGPDLSSLVAWESRRHNDLLLWDFFDVPFNQTLKDLQLLAWLGRHCPGVNFVLLAQDDAFVRTHALLDHLQALPPSWARGLYLGEVFTEAKPLRKHGGPFYVPGSFYEGGYPAYASGGGYIIAGPLAPWLLRAAARVAPFPFNDVYTGLCVRALGLEPRAHKGFFTSWPADHTADPCTLQDLLLVRPLSPQDSIRLWKHLRDPQPQC
- the B3GNT8 gene encoding UDP-GlcNAc:betaGal beta-1,3-N-acetylglucosaminyltransferase 8 isoform X4 — its product is MHCPKCLLCLSALLTLLGLKVYIEWTSEAWLGKAYPGPPGTLPGPTPASPEPTLPANLSARLGQTVPLPSAYWNQQQWRLGALPSEDSSEAGDCRAWGNAAATEIPDFATYPEDLRRFVLSAACRSFPRWLPGSGSGQVASCTDTDAPYLLLAVKSEPGRFAERQAVRETWGGPAPGIRLLFLLGSPVGEGGPDLSSLVAWESRRHNDLLLWDFFDVPFNQTLKDLQLLAWLGRHCPGVNFVLLAQDDAFVRTHALLDHLQALPPSWARGLYLGEVFTEAKPLRKHGGPFYVPGSFYEGGYPAYASGGGYIIAGPLAPWLLRAAARVAPFPFNDVYTGLCVRALGLEPRAHKGFFTSWPADHTADPCTLQDLLLVRPLSPQDSIRLWKHLRDPQPQC
- the BCKDHA gene encoding 2-oxoisovalerate dehydrogenase subunit alpha, mitochondrial isoform X2, translated to MDRQGQIVNPSEDPHLPQEKVLKLYKTMTLLNTMDRILYESQRQGRISFYMTNYGEEGTHVGSAAALDSTDLVFGQYREAGVLMYRDYPLELFMAQCYSNASDLGKGRQMPVHYGCRERHFVTISSPLATQIPQAVGAAYAAKRADANRVVICYFGEGAASEGDAHAGFNFAATLECPIIFFCRNNGYAISTPTSEQYRGDGIAARGPGYGIMSIRVDGNDVFAVYNATKEARRRAVAENQPFLIEAMTYRIGHHSTSDDSSAYRSVDEVSYWDRQDHPISRLRHYLQGRGWWDDEREKAWRKQSRRKVMEAFEQAERKPKPSPSLLFSDVYQEMPAQLRKQQESLARHLQTYGEHYPLDHFEK
- the BCKDHA gene encoding 2-oxoisovalerate dehydrogenase subunit alpha, mitochondrial isoform X1, yielding MALAAAAAAIWGPSRCLRQAGVLLLRWPGVRGLARCHPQRQEQHFSSLDDKPQFPGASAEFIDKLEFIQPNVISGIPIYRVMDRQGQIVNPSEDPHLPQEKVLKLYKTMTLLNTMDRILYESQRQGRISFYMTNYGEEGTHVGSAAALDSTDLVFGQYREAGVLMYRDYPLELFMAQCYSNASDLGKGRQMPVHYGCRERHFVTISSPLATQIPQAVGAAYAAKRADANRVVICYFGEGAASEGDAHAGFNFAATLECPIIFFCRNNGYAISTPTSEQYRGDGIAARGPGYGIMSIRVDGNDVFAVYNATKEARRRAVAENQPFLIEAMTYRIGHHSTSDDSSAYRSVDEVSYWDRQDHPISRLRHYLQGRGWWDDEREKAWRKQSRRKVMEAFEQAERKPKPSPSLLFSDVYQEMPAQLRKQQESLARHLQTYGEHYPLDHFEK